One region of Camelina sativa cultivar DH55 chromosome 6, Cs, whole genome shotgun sequence genomic DNA includes:
- the LOC104791677 gene encoding fructose-1,6-bisphosphatase, chloroplastic-like, translating into MAATAAKTSSSHLLISSSRHVAPSSQTSILFPRSLFSNNGKRVRNHHHVGGGVRCMAVAADATSAETKPAARKKSGYELETLTSWLLRQEMKGEIDAELTIVMSSISMACKQIASLVQRAGISNLTGVQGAINIQGEDQKKLDVISNEVFSNCLRSSGRTGIIASEEEDVPVAVEESYSGNYVVVFDPLDGSSNIDAAVSTGSIFGIYSPNDECIVDDSEDISALGSEEQRCIVNVCQPGSNLLAAGYCMYSSSVIFVLTLGKGVFSFTLDPMYGEFVLTQENIQIPKAGKIYSFNEGNYQMWDDKLKKYMDSLKDPGPSGKPYSARYIGSLVGDFHRTLLYGGIYGYPRDAKSKNGKLRLLYECAPMSFIVEQAGGKGSDGHQRVLDIQPTEIHQRVPLYIGSTEEVEKLEKYLA; encoded by the exons atggcaGCAACTGCCGCAAAAACGTCTTCGTCTCACCTTCTTATCTCAAGCTCACGCCACGTGGCGCCATCATCTCAGACTTCAATCCTCTTCCCGAGATCTCTGTTCTCCAACAATGGGAAACGAGTGAGAAACCATCATCATGTTGGCGGTGGAGTGAGGTGTATGGCTGTGGCGGCGGATGCTACATCGGCTGAGACGAAACCAGCTGCGAGGAAGAAGAGTGGATACGAGCTTGAGACGTTGACGAGCTGGTTGTTGAGACAAGAGATGAAAGGAGAGATAGATGCGGAGCTGACGATAGTGATGTCGAGCATATCCATGGCTTGTAAGCAGATCGCTTCACTTGTTCAACGTGCCGGAATCTCTAATCTTACCGGAGTTCAAGGCGCCATTAATATTCAGGGAGAGGATCAGAAGAAGCTTGACGTCATCTCTAATGAG GTGTTTTCGAACTGTTTGAGATCAAGTGGAAGAACTGGGATCATTGCGTCGGAGGAAGAGGACGTGCCAGTAGCGGTGGAGGAGAGTTACTCTGGTAACTACGTCGTTGTGTTTGACCCTCTTGACGGTTCCTCCAACATTGACGCTGCTGTCTCTACCGGTTCCATCTTCGGTATCTACAGCCCCAATGACGAATGTATTGTCGACGACTCCGAAGATATCTCAGCT CTTGGGTCAGAAGAACAAAGGTGTATTGTAAACGTGTGCCAGCCAGGGAGCAACTTGCTGGCAGCTGGATACTGTATGTACTCGAGCTCAGTTATCTTCGTTTTAACTCTAGGCAAAGGCGTTTTCTCCTTCACGCTCGATCCGATGTACGGTGAGTTTGTTCTTACGCAAGAAAACATTCAGATCCCGAAAGCCGGTAAAATCTACTCTTTCAACGAAGGGAATTACCAGATGTGGGACGATAAACTAAAGAAGTACATGGATTCCCTCAAGGACCCTGGTCCAAGTGGGAAGCCTTATTCCGCAAGGTACATTGGAAGTTTGGTCGGAGACTTTCACAGGACTTTGTTGTACGGTGGGATTTACGGGTACCCTCGTGACGCAAAGAGCAAAAATGGAAAGCTTAGGCTTTTGTATGAGTGTGCACCAATGAGTTTCATCGTTGAACAAGCCGGAGGCAAAGGGTCTGATGGACACCAGAGAGTACTAGATATCCAACCGACCGAG ATACATCAGAGAGTTCCACTGTACATTGGAAGCACGGAGGAAGTGGAGAAGCTAGAGAAGTACTTGGCTTGA
- the LOC104791678 gene encoding uncharacterized protein LOC104791678: MGKSSRSKGSRIIGKGEVTPTQIAFIVDRYLFDNQFTETRNLFRSEASSLISNSPLRHVPNSLMTLDDMLNDYVSLKEQKVTIDQERVRLDQEKVRVHNLLQGMQNVMNSYNASLTTPPPPPPPATVAPTSLQKNQTVSSSSTGLTQYNNTPNVMPVSLLGNKRVDFGNFSTPSTTQSITRKRKGSQVSVGAPPVTRKARITTANGTNKITQTDKAANNFSSQTPSETVPLAKSSATNELIGHGSSVAKCLFNKPDLLVTTSSACLRTPQKHASPGIDKSNSPQKEVTPTNCTIVTKEKFTISPLKQITSYSMERSHLISSSSPVKSNLKMSNKRDHVKGKLNFDDADTQMCLEAPATEDLVSASTSGSEPEVDLFDMDFSNFLGENYSLSELLVDFDLGCEGSTNHCLPQASNAPIETVSGSSPESGGVNIESDQAFLDYTSTVTEVTQGKDMNSQGNDAKTVANSLTQCNHLSSPAKC; this comes from the exons ATGGGTAAATCGAGCAGATCCAAAGGATCGCGTATCATCGGGAAAGGTGAAGTTACCCCAACGCAAATTGCGTTTATCGTCGACCGCTACCTCTTCGACAATCAATTCACTGAAACCCGAAATCTCTTTAGATCTGAAGCTTCCTCTCTCATCTCTAACTCCCCACTTCGCCAT GTTCCGAATAGTTTGATGACTCTTGATGATATGTTGAACGATTACGTTTCTCTAAAAGAGCAGAAAGTGACTATTGATCAGGAGAGAGTGAGATTGGATCAGGAGAAGGTTAGGGTTCATAATCTGTTGCAGGGGATGCAGAATGTGATGAATTCTTACAACGCCTCCCTCaccactcctcctcctcctcctcctccggctaCAGTAGCTCCGACTTCTCTACAGAAAAATCAaactgtctcttcttcttctacag GCTTAACTCAATACAACAACACTCCAAATGTTATGCCAGTGTCATTGCTTGGTAACAAAAGAGTagattttggtaatttttcaACACCTTCGACTACTCAGTCTATAACCAGGAAAAGAAAAGGTTCTCAAGTTTCTGTAGGAGCTCCTCCTGTAACTAGGAAAGCGCGGATTACAACAGCAAATG GGACTAATAAGATCACACAAACTGATAAAGCAGCTAACAATTTCTCATCCCAAACTCCATCTGAAACTGTGCCATTAGCCAAAAGCTCTGCAACTAATGAATTGATTGGTCATGGGTCGAGTGTGGCGAAGTGTTTGTTCAATAAGCCTGATTTGTTGGTTACTACTAGTTCAGCATGCCTCAGGACACCACAAAAACATGCTTCTCCTGGAATTGATAAGTCCAACAGTCCACAGAAAGAAGTTACTCCTACAAACTGCACGATTGTTACAAAGGAGAAATTCACAATTAGTCCTCTCAAGCAAATTACTTCTTATTCAATGGAAAGAAGTCAtctaatttcttcttcttcaccggtCAAGTCTAACCTGAAGATGTCAAATAAGAGAGACCATGTGAAAGGAAAGCTCAACTTTGATGACGCTGATACACAAATGTGCTTAGAGGCACCTGCCACTGAAGATTTGGTTTCAGCTTCTACATCCGGGTCTGAGCCAGAAGTTGATTTATTTGACATGGACTTTTCTAATTTCTTGGGTGAAAACTACAGCCTCTCGGAGCTACTAGTTGATTTTGATCTTGGTTGTGAAGGAAGTACAAATCATTGCTTGCCACAGGCCTCAAATGCACCCATTGAAACTGTTTCAGG GTCGTCTCCTGAATCAGGGGGTGTTAATATCGAGTCTGACCAGGCCTTTTTGGATTATACATCAACTGTGACTGAAGTGACTCAAGGGAAAGACATGAACAGTCAAG GAAATGATGCCAAGACCGTTGCAAACTCATTAACACAATGCAATCATCTCTCGAGTCCTG CCAAATGTTGA